In one Parambassis ranga chromosome 6, fParRan2.1, whole genome shotgun sequence genomic region, the following are encoded:
- the ch25h gene encoding cholesterol 25-hydroxylase-like protein — translation MLLQPVWMFLLAHTSLLRSPFFPVVFSLSVYLAFCLPFLLLDMLSSRWALVRRYKLQPQSSVSWASVQSCLALTLYNHVVFIFPLTVLHWYLRPVSLPEEAPALPRLLAQVLVCLLLFDFQSFVWHLLHHRVPWLYRNFHKVHHTYSSTSVLTAEYSGAWETLSLGLFAAANPLLLGCHPLTELAFFLVNIWLSVEDHCGYDLPWATHRLVPLGLYGGARHHDLHHLKSKCNYAPYFTHWDRLAGTLRTED, via the exons atgctgctgcagcctgtgtggATGTTCCTCCTCGCTCACACCTCACTCCTGCGCTCGCCATTTTTCCCCGTTGTCTTCTCGCTGTCTGTCTACCTGGCCTTCTGCCTGCccttcctgctgctggacaTGCTGTCCTCCAGGTGGGCTCTGGTGCGCAGGTAcaagctgcagcctcagagcTCTGTCAGCTGGGCCTCGGTGCAGAGCTGCCTGGCTCTGACACTCTACAACCACGTGGTCTTCATCTTCCCGCTGACTGTGCTGCACTGGTATCTGCGGCCGGTCAGCCTGCCTGAGGAGGCCCCGGCGCTGCCCCGCCTGCTGGCTCAGGTGCTGGTCTGCCTGCTGCTCTTCGACTTCCAGAGCTTTGTCTGGCACCTGCTGCACCACAGGGTGCCCTGGCTCTACCGCAACTTTCACAAG GTGCACCACACATACAGCTCCacctctgtcctcacagcagagtACTCCGGAGCCTGGGAGACCCTCAGCTTGGGCCTCTTTGCCGCCGCCAACCCCCTGCTGCTGGGCTGCCACCCGCTCACAGAGCTGGCCTTCTTCCTGGTCAACATCTGGCTGTCGGTGGAGGACCACTGTGGCTACGACCTGCCCTGGGCCACACACCGCCTGGTGCCGCTGGGGCTGTATGGCGGCGCCCGTCACCACGACCTCCACCACCTCAAGTCCAAGTGCAACTACGCCCCCTATTTCACCCACTGGGACCGGCTGGCCGGGACGCTGCGCACAGAGGACTGA